The Acanthopagrus latus isolate v.2019 chromosome 6, fAcaLat1.1, whole genome shotgun sequence genome includes a region encoding these proteins:
- the LOC119020552 gene encoding tubby-related protein 1-like isoform X2 translates to MFQISGDKDSKSKKKAAKSESDDSEEETKSTKSKKKATASSASLFQTSGDKDKDKDKKTKKKAKAEQSDDSESEKEEKSKKKKGKGKKKKERSPSPEIEFDDLEKFVMQPAPQGVTVKCRVTRDQRGMDKSLYPTYYLHLDNEKKTFLLAGRKRKKSATSNYLISIDATDLSRGGENFVGKLRSNLMGTKFTVFDNALNPDRALPDLSNARQELAGIIYETNVLGMKGPRRMTVIIPGMSKDNERVPFRPRSDCDGLLIRHQNRRMDNMIELHNKTPVWNEETASHVLNFNGRVTQASIKNFQIVHSKDLDYIVMQFGRIADDIFTLDFNYPMCAIQAFAIALSSFDGKIACE, encoded by the exons ATGTTCCAGATAAGCGGAGACAAAGACTCAAAGAGCAAGAAGAAAG CTGCCAAATCAGAGAGTGACGACAGTGAAGAGGAGACAAAGTCAACCAAATCAAAAAAGAAAGCCACAGCCAGCTCAGCATCCTTGTTTCAAACATCAGGAGACAAGGAcaaggacaaagacaagaagacaaaaaagaaag CAAAGGCAGAACAGAGTGATGATTCTGagtcagaaaaagaagaaaaatcaaagaagaaaaagggcaaagggaagaaaaaaaag GAGAGATCTCCATCACCTGAGATCGAGTTTGATGACCTGGAGAAGTTCGTGATGCAGCCAGCTCCGCAGGGCGTGACGGTCAAATGCAGAGTGACTCGAGACCAGAGAGGGATGGACAAGAGCCTGTATCCGACGTATTACCTTCATCTCGACAACGAAAAAAAG ACGTTCCTGTTGGCCGGGAGGAAACGGAAAAAAAGCGCAACTTCAAATTACCTCATCTCCATTGATGCCACAGATTTATCAAGAGGTGGAGAGAATTTTGTGGGAAAGTTGAG GTCCAATTTAATGGGAACTAAGTTCACCGTATTCGACAATGCTCTGAATCCAGATAGAGCTCTACCAGACTTGTCTAATGCACGGCAGGAGTTAGCAGGCATCATCTAT GAAACAAATGTCCTTGGGATGAAAGGGCCCAGGAGGATGACGGTCATCATTCCAGGAATGAGTAAGGACAACGAGCGTGTACCTTTCAGACCAAGAAGT GATTGTGACGGCTTGTTGATAAGACACCAGAATAGAAGGATGGACAATATGATCGAGCTTCACAACAAGACGCCTGTGTGGAACGAGGAAACAGCGTCTCATGTGCTCAACTTTAACGGCAGGGTCACCCAGGCCTCCATCAAGAACTTCCAGATAGTCCATAGCAAAGACT TGGACTACATCGTGATGCAGTTTGGCAGAATAGCCGATGACATTTTCACGCTGGACTTCAACTACCCGATGTGTGCCATACAGGCCTTCGCCATCGCGCTCTCCAGCTTCGATGGTAAAATCGCATGTGAATAA
- the LOC119020661 gene encoding FK506-binding protein 4-like codes for MPLHNHVVKEAWTQDRIQEEEEPASDQQLQAQKVKKKKEEANGTTEAKLNGKEAKPKKPKTKKSEDISEEDSTAVQNGKKVKKKKPEKDKEEPEKLGYR; via the exons ATGCCTCTCCACAATCACGTTGTAAAAGAGGCCTGGACACAGGACAG GAtccaagaggaagaggaacctGCTTCAGACCAACAACTGCAGGCTCAG AAggtaaaaaagaagaaggaggaggcgAATGGCACCACAGAGGCCAAGCTGAACGGAAAAGAGGCCAAGCCCAAAAAACCAAAGACCAAGAAAAGTGAAGATATATCAGAGGAGGACAGTACAGCTGTCCAAA ATGgaaagaaggtgaagaaaaagaaaccagaaaaagataaagaagaaccagaaaa ACTCGGGTACagatga
- the LOC119020552 gene encoding tubby-related protein 1-like isoform X1, producing the protein MFQISGDKDSKSKKKAAKSESDDSEEETKSTKSKKKATASSASLFQTSGDKDKDKDKKTKKKAKAEQSDDSESEKEEKSKKKKGKGKKKKERSPSPEIEFDDLEKFVMQPAPQGVTVKCRVTRDQRGMDKSLYPTYYLHLDNEKKTFLLAGRKRKKSATSNYLISIDATDLSRGGENFVGKLRSNLMGTKFTVFDNALNPDRALPDLSNARQELAGIIYETNVLGMKGPRRMTVIIPGMSKDNERVPFRPRSDCDGLLIRHQNRRMDNMIELHNKTPVWNEETASHVLNFNGRVTQASIKNFQIVHSKDLDYIVMQFGRIADDIFTLDFNYPMCAIQAFAIALSSFDGKIACE; encoded by the exons ATGTTCCAGATAAGCGGAGACAAAGACTCAAAGAGCAAGAAGAAAG CTGCCAAATCAGAGAGTGACGACAGTGAAGAGGAGACAAAGTCAACCAAATCAAAAAAGAAAGCCACAGCCAGCTCAGCATCCTTGTTTCAAACATCAGGAGACAAGGAcaaggacaaagacaagaagacaaaaaagaaag CAAAGGCAGAACAGAGTGATGATTCTGagtcagaaaaagaagaaaaatcaaagaagaaaaagggcaaagggaagaaaaaaaagg AGAGATCTCCATCACCTGAGATCGAGTTTGATGACCTGGAGAAGTTCGTGATGCAGCCAGCTCCGCAGGGCGTGACGGTCAAATGCAGAGTGACTCGAGACCAGAGAGGGATGGACAAGAGCCTGTATCCGACGTATTACCTTCATCTCGACAACGAAAAAAAG ACGTTCCTGTTGGCCGGGAGGAAACGGAAAAAAAGCGCAACTTCAAATTACCTCATCTCCATTGATGCCACAGATTTATCAAGAGGTGGAGAGAATTTTGTGGGAAAGTTGAG GTCCAATTTAATGGGAACTAAGTTCACCGTATTCGACAATGCTCTGAATCCAGATAGAGCTCTACCAGACTTGTCTAATGCACGGCAGGAGTTAGCAGGCATCATCTAT GAAACAAATGTCCTTGGGATGAAAGGGCCCAGGAGGATGACGGTCATCATTCCAGGAATGAGTAAGGACAACGAGCGTGTACCTTTCAGACCAAGAAGT GATTGTGACGGCTTGTTGATAAGACACCAGAATAGAAGGATGGACAATATGATCGAGCTTCACAACAAGACGCCTGTGTGGAACGAGGAAACAGCGTCTCATGTGCTCAACTTTAACGGCAGGGTCACCCAGGCCTCCATCAAGAACTTCCAGATAGTCCATAGCAAAGACT TGGACTACATCGTGATGCAGTTTGGCAGAATAGCCGATGACATTTTCACGCTGGACTTCAACTACCCGATGTGTGCCATACAGGCCTTCGCCATCGCGCTCTCCAGCTTCGATGGTAAAATCGCATGTGAATAA